The Leptospira mtsangambouensis sequence GGAACTGAGCCAAAGAGTTTCCCTCCAAAGATTTTGAAATTTCAAACAAAAATCCATTTGCCTTTAGAGTTTGGCTTCCAGGAATCCAAGTTCCATTAAATTGACGAACCTCTTTGTCATTTAACTTTAATTTTGCGACAAAATCTTGTCCGTTCCCTGAAATTTCGATTCCAACCACTTGGGGACCAGATTTTGGATTCCAATATATGGAAGACCAAGTGCCGACAAAGGAAGAAGGTAATTCTTCTAATGAAATTGCCCTTTTTTTCACTTGGGCTTTGGGCTCATTCCAAAATACAGAAACAAAATTAGAATCTTTTGATTCAGATCCAAATTCTGATTTTGAACGAACTGAGTATAAAAATAAATCACCAGAGTTTCCAGGAAACGTTTCACTATAAGAATTTTTTTTACCGTCTACGGAAGATACAAACTCAAGTTTTCCAACCTTTCCTGTTCCTTTTAAGTGTTTACGATAAATATAATATTCGAAACTATCCTTTACTGAATCCCACTTTAATGTAACAAGTTTATCTTTTCCAACCGAATTGGAAGTTAATTGTTTTGGAGGATTGAGAGTCGCACCACCTGCTCTTTTCGTTAGATTTGGATCGGTTTTTCCAATGACAACTTCACTTGGCTCTGCATAACCAAAATCATTTGCTGAAATGATTGTATATAAATATTGGTCTCCATTTTGAATCGATTGGTCAGTGTCTGTAAATGTTGTTCCGGAGATTTCAAATTGACCGGAAGGTTCCGCTCTTTCATCAAATCGATATAAATAATAAATTTTGGCTCCTGGTGCCGCATTCCAGGTTAAAATAATTTTATTCGAAAAATCACCATTTGTTGCTGTTAAATGAGACACTTGATTGGGTAATGAAGTTTGATCTGCAACATCAACCACTGCCGTCTCACTCCAATCCCCAGATGTTTTGGATTGGACGAGAGCACTCACACGATAAAAATTTGATTCACCAATTTTGGGTGACGAATCGATAAAGTTGGAAGTTTTGCTTGTCCCAATATTTTTCCATTTTAAAGATGAATCTGCTCGTGCGATTGTATAACCACTTGCCCCATCCAATTCAGACCAACTTAATTCTACATTTGGCAAAGTTCCGCTTACATAAACTAGACCAGTTAAACCAACAACTTGCCCTAAACTCCCATTTGGATTTGTTTCTGCAGAAGTAAAACCTTCTACTACCGAGGATACCTCCGAAACTTCTTCTGCACCTATTGAAATGATTCTATACGCATAAGTAGAATTAGGTGGAACTGTCAAATCAGTAAAACTTGGTTTATCAGAATATGCAAGATCGTAAAATTCAGATTCATCTTTTCTTTGAATTAAATAAGCAACCGCTAGATCTTGAATTTTCCATGTTAAAATGATTTTTGAATCAAATTCTCCTTTTGAAACTTTGATTTCGTTCGGTGGAAGAATCGGTTTTTTTGTTGGAATTGTATTAAGGTTTGGTGTGCTTTGTGTTGCAGGTTCATCAATAATGGCATATGTTTCTTGCCCAACTTTGGCAAGCATGGAATAAGAAACCCAACCAAATCCTTTATCACCCCAATTGGTTCCCCAAGAATTTTGTAATTTAAACGCACCTTTCTTTCCAGACTTGGATTTTTTTTGATCATCATACCCGACTATCGTCATGGCATGTCCACCGTAACTCTGTCCTTCATTCTCATCATAAATAGTGGAACCTTTTAATTTGTAAAAAGCGTCATCAATGATCATTCCAACCATCACAACATTCTTTCCAGCTAATACTCGTTTAATTTCATCTGGATTTTTAAAGTTAAGCCTGGAGAAGGATTTAATTTTATATTTAAGTGCTTCCTGTTTTGAAGATTGTGAAGGTTGGGTTAGGTAATCTTTATCAGAATAAGGCATACTACTCCAGGGAGCGACTCCACTAGTCTTCAAAAATTCCATTGTTTTATAATAATATAAACCTTTGTCTTCTCCACCATTCTGTTGGTTGTAGATAAAAGCTGGTGAAAAAACAAAATTTCCCTTCCCACCTGCAAACGGTGGATCGTATTCGGAAGCCTGTCCTTTGTTTTTTAATAGATATGATTTGATTGCGTAACCTGTAGCCCATGCAACACAACTATTTTGTCTTCCTTGGTTTCCCACAGGAGGCATCTGCGAAGATAAATCGGTGGATTTTGGTAATTCTTCAAAGGAATTAAAATCTCTTTTGAGAGGAATACTATCTTGGATTTCTTTAGAACTAGGAATGTATCCGCAAGAAAAAGTTCCCGATTTGCATCCAGGAGAACGAACACTACTGGGATCAAACTCTTCTGCAAAGATTGCAGTTGTGATTACAAGGCAAAGCCCTATCGTTTTCCAATTTTGTTTTAGGTTCATGGTTTCATCCTTTCAATGATTTGTATGATACTATTTTTTTCTTTCCAGTCTGGAAGATTTCGCTCTTCCAATTGATAATAAAACTTTGATTTGGTGGAACCAAAACCAAATGATACGTAGTTATAACTGACACCTGTCATTTGTTCCTTGGGAACATCTTCCAACGGAAGTTGGTAAATTTTGTAATGAAACAGAGATTCCATCCATTTCTGGTATAATTGCGGCGAAATTTCCTTTGATTCATTTAAAACCAAGTTCCCTTTCTCTACCACTCGACGATTTAGAATGACTTTATTCTCTTTTGTTACTAATTGAAATTGTTTTGCAAATCGAAACTCAGGAGAGACAGCACCAGAACTTTCTTCCCAAATTAGTTCCATTGGTTTCCAAAGTCCCTTTTTGTTTTTAAGCACCAAAGATCCTGGTTTATTATCTTTTGATTTTGACTTAGTGTTTATCTTTGATTTATCTTTTCGTTCTGAATCAGAAACTTTGGACTGAATTCGATCGGCTTTTTCTTTTGGTTCTGCGGTCGTTTTCCCGCCAGTCACAATAAGAAAAACTAAGATCAGAAATATATTTACAAAAAAATTCAAAGTGGATCGATCCCATCTTGTTTTCAAAAGAAAACAAGACTTTTTTGATGATAAAACAGTGTTCGAAAGTTTAAAAAATGAGCTTCTAAAAAGACAAATTTTAGCTACTGCCAATTTCTGCTTTTAACCATTTTTTCTCACCGATCGACTTCTTCATATTTTCAATGAGTGCGACAGTAATGTTCGTATTGAGTTTTACCATATCGGGATCTTGCGCAATGAGAATCATTTCATCGATTAGATAATCAATTAAATTCTCAATCGACTTTCTGCCCGAAGGATCTGTTGCCATCGCAACCGTTGCTTGTGAAATTGCAGAATAAATCGTTAAACTAATTTGTTTTGTAAGATTTGCTTGCATCTCTTTAGGCAATAACGAAATAGGTTTCATATTCGCAGAAACTCGCTCCGAAATTTCAGTTACTAAATTTTGGATTAACGCTTGTAAGTTTGGATTTTGTGCTGATTTAGCAATATTTTTAATCGCGACTTTTTTTAGTTCATCGCGGTTTTGATCAATCGCATTGACAAGTTGGTCTAGAGAGTTCCCCGATTTTACTTCATTTTGTGTTTCTGTAAGGATCTGAATGGTAACAATATCAGAAATCTCTTCTTTGATGATATTGGAATAATACCGCAAAGTTTTACTAATCAAATCATTTCCTAAAATACGAGTGAACTGATTGGTTTGTAACATCAAATAAATTTTATAAACCCGAACCAAACGGAAAAAACGGAAGGTTGCAATCGGAATGAGTCCCAATACATCATACCAATGATAAATGGGATACAAAAACCAAGCTATATAGGTTCTATTTTTAATCGCCAAAAGCCAACTTAGAATAAATTCAGCCAAAAAGAAAAATAAAAACGGAGCATCTAACAGCAAGTAGTTGTTAACAGGACTTCCATCAGATGCGATGGCTCGGTAATAATTAAGGGCAAAATACTCCCTAAAATGAGAATTAAAAAAATCAATTTTTTGTTCAAGAGATCTATTTTGGTCTCTCCAAAACCAAGCAAAGGCTACCACCGTGGATGGAATTCGATCTCTATTTAAAACAGGATCCAATTCTTGTCTTAACTTGATATCGCGGGCTTTTGTTTTGTGAGTTTGGTATTCATTTTTGATGGTAGTTTGAATCTCGGTTAAAAATTTTGTTTGCCCAGACATAGCAAAAGGATTGGTTTCCACAATCTCTAACATCCGTTTGTCCATCTTTTGAAAAATAGACAAAATTTCTTTAGATTCATTGTCCTCAACACTCAAACGATTGATAAAAGCATATTTTTCAGAAAGTTCACCAAGAGTTGTGATTTCATCTGTTTCTTCTAAAACACTAAAAAAATCATTGAGTTGAACCAAAGTCTCTTCCACTTTTTTTCTTCGAACTTGGACATCTTCAATTTGAATGGCCGACTCAAAGTTAGCATATAAGGAATCAAACTTTTCATTTGATACTTGCGATTTTAAAGAAGTTAGAGTTTTATAGATTTCTTCTCTTGTGATTTTTCTTTGGTTTTCTCGAAAATCATCATCACGTAGTTGCGTTAAGTATTTTAAATCATCCACCAAATCAGTGTAAGCGGTGGTGGTTCTGTGAGTCTCAATCCCTAAAATTGGTTTGTCATAAAGTTCCAAAATTTCTGGAAACTTGTGAAAGTAAAACGGCCGTAAACTTAAATAACTTAGGTCAAAAATGATGAGGGCTAAGTTCCCAAGGACAACAAAAACCATTGTTATGTCCCAGAGTAATGGAATTCCTAGTTTGTGTTTTTTGATCAAATCCCAAGAAATCATAAATTCACCAAGGGTAGGTGCACTACCCTTTCCTTTGTTTACATGTTGCGGCGGTACTGACCTCCCACTTCATACAAAGCATGAGAGATTTGCCCTAAGGACGCCACTTTCACTGTTTCAAGTAACTCTTGAAAGATATTTTCTTTTGCACGGGCAACTTGTTTTAATTTTGTAATGGCTATCTCCGTTTTGCCTTCATTTCGTTTTTGAAACGCCTTCAAATTTCCAATTTGTTGCCTTTTCTCCTCATCTGTCGAACGAATCACCTCACCAGGGATGACAGTCGGCGATCCATTTCGATTGAGGAATGTATTCACACCAATGATCGGGTATTCACCTGTATGTTTTAAGGTTTCATAATGAAGGGACTCTTCTTGGATTTTATTCCTTTGGTACATCCTCTCCATCGCACCAAGCACTCCACCTCTTTCGGTGAGTCTGTTGAATTCGGTTAGAATGGCTTCTTCCACAAGGTTAGTAAGTTCTTCAATAATGAAAGCACCCTGTAACGGATTTTCATTTTTGGCAAGACCAAGCTCCCGATTGATGATGAGCTGAATCGCCACTGCCCTTCGCACCGATTCTTCTGTTGGTGTTGTGATGGCTTCATCATAAGCATTGGTATGAAGAGAATTACAATTGTCATAAATGGCATATAACGCCTGTAACGTGGTTCTTATATCGTTAAAATCAATTTCTTGAGAGTGTAAAGACCTACCCGATGTTTGGATATGATACTTTAACATTTGAGACCGCTCATTCGCACGATATTTGAACTTCATCGCTTTGGCCCAAATCCTACGAGCCACACGTCCAATCACTGAATACTCAGGATCAATCCCATTGGAAAAAAAGAAGGAAAGGTTCGGAGCAAACTCGTTGATGTCCATCCCACGACTTAAGTAGTATTCTACATAAGTGAATCCATTGGCTAACGTAAAGGCAACTTGGGTGATGGGATTGGCACCTGCCTCAGCAATATGGTATCCACTAATCGAAACAGAATAAAAATTTCGAACTGCATTTTGGATGAAATGGTGTTGGATGTCTCCCATCATCTTTAAGGCAAATTCTGTAGAAAAAATACAAGTATTCTGAGCTTGGTCTTCTTTTAAGATGTCTGCTTGTACTGTTCCTCGCACTTGAGAAAGGGCTTCTTTTTTAAGTTTTGCATACACATCTTTAGGTAATACTTCATCACCCGTCACACCAAGAAGCAAAAGACCCAAACCATCGTTAGTTTCTGGAAGTGAATCTCCAAAACTTGGAACCTCTTGTCCTTTGGCTGCATAGATTTTTTGAATTTGGGATTTCACTTCTTCTGTTTTGCCTTCGGAGCGAATGTATTTTTCACAAGCTTGGTCAATGGCTGCGTTTAGAAAAAATGCAAGCACCATCGGTGCAGGTCCATTGATGGTCATGGATACAGAAGTGGAAGGATCACAAAGGTCAAAACCGGAATACAGTTTTTTGGCATCATCCAGTGAGGCAACATTCACACCAGAATTTCCAATTTTTCCATAAATATCAGGACGAATGTCTGGATCTTCCCCATATAAAGTCACTGAGTCAAAAGCAGTTGACAGTCGTTTGGCGGGCATTCCTGAACTCAAATAATGAAAACGACGATTCGTTCTTTCGGGTCCACCTTCTCCTGCAAACATACGAGTGGGATCTTCTCCACTTCGTTTGTAAGGATACACTCCCGCCGTATAAGGAAAAAAACCTGGAAAGTTTTCTTGGTAAGACCAATGTAAAATATCACCCCAATCCACAAAACGAGGAGTGGCAATTTTAGGAATTTTTAAATGGCTTAGGGAAACTGTATAGTTATCAACTTTGATTTCTTTCCCACGAACAAAATATGAATACTGTTCCTTACGAAACGATTCAATTTTTTCCGACCATGTATCCAGAATGTTTCGTGAATCAAGTGACAAAGAATCCCATAACAATTGGTATTCTGATTCTAAGTCAGTTGTTGGTTTTCCCTTTTTAGATAAAACAGAAATGGCACCTTTCAGTTGGTAGGCGGATCTTGCAATTTCTGCTTCTTTTGAAATCCAATCAGCATTTCGATCAATTTCTTCTTTGATTTCTGTTAAATACCGAACCCGGTCAGGAGGAAGCACTACGGATGCCTCTCTTCCTAATTGGTTTTTTATGGTATTTGTTTTCCAATCCAATTTGTTTTTTTCAATCACAACTCCAATCAAATGGGCATATAGTTCATCTGTCCCGGCATCTTGGAACTGCGACGCAATGGTTCCGTACACTGGCATCACATCGACTGGATCATTGAATAAATTGCGAGACCTTTGGTATTGTTTTTTGACATCACGAAGGGCATCAAGGGCACCACGTTTGTCAAATTTGTTGATCGAAATCACATCTGCATAATCGATCATATCAATTTTTTCTAATTGGGTCGCAGCCCCATATTCTGGTGTCATCACGTATAACGAAACATCGGCGACTTCAGTAATTTCGGAATCACTTTGACCAATCCCGGCAGTTTCAACAATGATAAGGTCATACCCAGCAGATTTTAAAATTTGGATGGCACCTTTCACACTGCGATTGAGGGCAATGTTTGCTTCTCTTGTCGCAAACGATCTCATATACACTCTTTCGTTAAAGATGGAATTCATACGTATCCGATCTCCGAGGAGGGCCCCACCTGTTTTTCTTTTGGATGGGTCTACTGAAAGAATCGCAATGGTTTTGTCTGGAAAATCATGTAAGTACCGACGTACGAGTTCATCAGTTAAGGAAGATTTACCAGCACCACCAGTCCCTGTGATCCCAAGAACCGGAATGTTTTTTTTCGGTGGAGGAAACTCTAAATTGATGGAATAATTTGTTTTTTCTTGCAGAAGCGAAAATTCCATCTGCGTGATGGCTTGTCCCAGTGCTAAATAATTTTTCTTTTGGATTTGTGACGCCAAATCTCCGTTAAACGAAAGTGGAGTAGGAAAATCAGATTGTTTGACCACATCATTGATCATCCCTTGCAGACCAAGAGTCCTCCCTTCATCAGGGGAATAAATATGAGCCACACCATATTTGTGAAGGATTTCAATTTCCGAAGGGAGAATGGTCCCACCACCACCGCCAAACACTCGTATATGACCAGCCCCTTCTTTTTTTAGAAGATCAATCATGTATTGGAAATATTCCACATGACCACCTTGGTAACTGGTGATGGCAATCCCTTGGACATCTTCTTGGATGGCACATTGGACAATCTCTTGGACACTCCGATTGTGGCCCAAGTGGATCACTTCCACCCCACTTTGTTGCAAAATCCTCCGCATGATATTGATGGAGGCATCGTGGCCATCAAAGAGGGAGGCCGCCGTCACAAAGCGAATTTTGTTTTGGGGGGTGTAAGTTAGGATTTCGGTGGTCATAGAGAACAACGTTCTAAAAGGATTGTTATGGATTCAATAGCAAAATGCGACAGGAATGACATAGCTTTGGAAACTATGTCATAATTTTCCCGAAAGGTCGAGATTAAAGTATGGATTCCGCCTGTTTCATCAGTTCCCGCACTCGATTTTCCAAAATTTCTGTCAGTTCTTTGGCCGCTTTTTTCTCTGGTCCGGTTGGAAACTCCGAAGGAAGGATGGGTTTTCCAATCTGGTAGCGAATTTTCGTTTTAAAAGCATCTCCTGTGAGGAAAGCCTTCGGTTTAGACATATTGGTAGCACCAACGATTCCAGATGGGATGATGGGAACTCCAGCACGGATGGCAAGTTTTGCCGCCATTGCCCGAAAGGATTGTAATTCCCCTGTTTCCGAACGAGATCCTTCCGGATAAATGGAAAGAAGTTCCCCTTCCTTCATCAGATCCACCATATAGGTTTCGAGTTTTTCGTAGTAATCCATGGCGGCCCGTTTGTCCATTTCCGAATCCTTAGCGGCATTGCGAATGATGGGCATACTCCCCCAATTGATCAGGTTTTTTTTCACCACGCTGCCAAGAGAATTCACCAAAACCTCGATAACTGGTTTCGTGAGGCTAAGGGGCGGGTAGTTAAAAGGAGAGCTTTTGTGATTGATGATGGCCATAATCTCTTCTTGGGGGTGAAAAAGCTCATATTTGCCTAAATAAACGATCTTTCGGTCTGCAAAGGCTCCTTGGACCGGAATGTCCAAATAATCGGTATGGTTGGAGATGATGAGAGCCCCACCGGATTCGGGAATATTTTCGGATCCAGCCACTTTGACGTCATAAATGAGCTCCAGGAGGTTACGGAGGATGGTTTTGGGAACTTCCCTGGGAATGACAAAGAGACTTTCTAAAATATCAGCGGGGTTTTGGTTAG is a genomic window containing:
- a CDS encoding permease: MNFFVNIFLILVFLIVTGGKTTAEPKEKADRIQSKVSDSERKDKSKINTKSKSKDNKPGSLVLKNKKGLWKPMELIWEESSGAVSPEFRFAKQFQLVTKENKVILNRRVVEKGNLVLNESKEISPQLYQKWMESLFHYKIYQLPLEDVPKEQMTGVSYNYVSFGFGSTKSKFYYQLEERNLPDWKEKNSIIQIIERMKP
- a CDS encoding lysophospholipid acyltransferase family protein, with protein sequence MDSNQNPADILESLFVIPREVPKTILRNLLELIYDVKVAGSENIPESGGALIISNHTDYLDIPVQGAFADRKIVYLGKYELFHPQEEIMAIINHKSSPFNYPPLSLTKPVIEVLVNSLGSVVKKNLINWGSMPIIRNAAKDSEMDKRAAMDYYEKLETYMVDLMKEGELLSIYPEGSRSETGELQSFRAMAAKLAIRAGVPIIPSGIVGATNMSKPKAFLTGDAFKTKIRYQIGKPILPSEFPTGPEKKAAKELTEILENRVRELMKQAESIL
- a CDS encoding methylmalonyl-CoA mutase family protein, with protein sequence MTTEILTYTPQNKIRFVTAASLFDGHDASINIMRRILQQSGVEVIHLGHNRSVQEIVQCAIQEDVQGIAITSYQGGHVEYFQYMIDLLKKEGAGHIRVFGGGGGTILPSEIEILHKYGVAHIYSPDEGRTLGLQGMINDVVKQSDFPTPLSFNGDLASQIQKKNYLALGQAITQMEFSLLQEKTNYSINLEFPPPKKNIPVLGITGTGGAGKSSLTDELVRRYLHDFPDKTIAILSVDPSKRKTGGALLGDRIRMNSIFNERVYMRSFATREANIALNRSVKGAIQILKSAGYDLIIVETAGIGQSDSEITEVADVSLYVMTPEYGAATQLEKIDMIDYADVISINKFDKRGALDALRDVKKQYQRSRNLFNDPVDVMPVYGTIASQFQDAGTDELYAHLIGVVIEKNKLDWKTNTIKNQLGREASVVLPPDRVRYLTEIKEEIDRNADWISKEAEIARSAYQLKGAISVLSKKGKPTTDLESEYQLLWDSLSLDSRNILDTWSEKIESFRKEQYSYFVRGKEIKVDNYTVSLSHLKIPKIATPRFVDWGDILHWSYQENFPGFFPYTAGVYPYKRSGEDPTRMFAGEGGPERTNRRFHYLSSGMPAKRLSTAFDSVTLYGEDPDIRPDIYGKIGNSGVNVASLDDAKKLYSGFDLCDPSTSVSMTINGPAPMVLAFFLNAAIDQACEKYIRSEGKTEEVKSQIQKIYAAKGQEVPSFGDSLPETNDGLGLLLLGVTGDEVLPKDVYAKLKKEALSQVRGTVQADILKEDQAQNTCIFSTEFALKMMGDIQHHFIQNAVRNFYSVSISGYHIAEAGANPITQVAFTLANGFTYVEYYLSRGMDINEFAPNLSFFFSNGIDPEYSVIGRVARRIWAKAMKFKYRANERSQMLKYHIQTSGRSLHSQEIDFNDIRTTLQALYAIYDNCNSLHTNAYDEAITTPTEESVRRAVAIQLIINRELGLAKNENPLQGAFIIEELTNLVEEAILTEFNRLTERGGVLGAMERMYQRNKIQEESLHYETLKHTGEYPIIGVNTFLNRNGSPTVIPGEVIRSTDEEKRQQIGNLKAFQKRNEGKTEIAITKLKQVARAKENIFQELLETVKVASLGQISHALYEVGGQYRRNM
- a CDS encoding C1 family peptidase is translated as MNLKQNWKTIGLCLVITTAIFAEEFDPSSVRSPGCKSGTFSCGYIPSSKEIQDSIPLKRDFNSFEELPKSTDLSSQMPPVGNQGRQNSCVAWATGYAIKSYLLKNKGQASEYDPPFAGGKGNFVFSPAFIYNQQNGGEDKGLYYYKTMEFLKTSGVAPWSSMPYSDKDYLTQPSQSSKQEALKYKIKSFSRLNFKNPDEIKRVLAGKNVVMVGMIIDDAFYKLKGSTIYDENEGQSYGGHAMTIVGYDDQKKSKSGKKGAFKLQNSWGTNWGDKGFGWVSYSMLAKVGQETYAIIDEPATQSTPNLNTIPTKKPILPPNEIKVSKGEFDSKIILTWKIQDLAVAYLIQRKDESEFYDLAYSDKPSFTDLTVPPNSTYAYRIISIGAEEVSEVSSVVEGFTSAETNPNGSLGQVVGLTGLVYVSGTLPNVELSWSELDGASGYTIARADSSLKWKNIGTSKTSNFIDSSPKIGESNFYRVSALVQSKTSGDWSETAVVDVADQTSLPNQVSHLTATNGDFSNKIILTWNAAPGAKIYYLYRFDERAEPSGQFEISGTTFTDTDQSIQNGDQYLYTIISANDFGYAEPSEVVIGKTDPNLTKRAGGATLNPPKQLTSNSVGKDKLVTLKWDSVKDSFEYYIYRKHLKGTGKVGKLEFVSSVDGKKNSYSETFPGNSGDLFLYSVRSKSEFGSESKDSNFVSVFWNEPKAQVKKRAISLEELPSSFVGTWSSIYWNPKSGPQVVGIEISGNGQDFVAKLKLNDKEVRQFNGTWIPGSQTLKANGFLFEISKSLEGNSLAQFQSVKDFENGLELSFTKEK